In one window of Palaemon carinicauda isolate YSFRI2023 chromosome 2, ASM3689809v2, whole genome shotgun sequence DNA:
- the LOC137623303 gene encoding uncharacterized protein isoform X2 gives MPFDLEKFLGAPREHLNTLQEAKKDQLRQIAVRARISVGHAVVKAELLGKILDFLINSGNITEEEALPLRPLTLERGAARTVTVTEDPEIVKLKLQLELQQLTLEAEQKRLEAANAAVETEQRRLEIERKEKVLLEKELSAIRIEERLAEKQLPDAFDLSKARKLLPVFDEKDPDVYFITFENTATSLNWPRDQYVLLIRNSFKGKAAYVAAQLVQERDYEIFKTAILDAYSVTAEGYRQVFRQTLKNQAQTYLEFFTLKLKQFNKWIDKEQITTLEQLKNLIVLEEFLRRIPANVAMFIREKQEKDGKRAALLADDYHLIHKLKPHSSSPSSSPQVCTFCKKEGHHIKDCPSPKCKASHGKASPNAFSQGPKSGNTANKTTLHCAQPLSDFTAFTYPGKVNDIPVQILRDTGSSQTIISSKLKDLAKPTDQYVTVSDLTCQKVLPIVQISLDCPYFKGSTNVALLDSDLPCKNIDMILGNDLAQSNGTPSLIITQPEVVIEKACKELSPVVELPCQVVTRSTTSTSSDTEHTAYHPQTNGALERVHQTIKNLLRKYICETGRDWDEDLDLLMYVLRSTPNESTGISPFEMFGRRPRTNLSMVKENILRGTYKDQQVSIPQYLQSLKVKFDHVYEFANLNLTNSQIRMKNHYDKKAKIRTFKVGDDVLVYRPVPGAPLREKFMGPYKITKRVSKTTYAIETPDKRKPSQLVHINLIKPYQSAKISPQAVHLISRETDHSTHNSRITTPIETSPTPKNIVPEAVDNDKLLAPLEPDEEETLAHNHILSWKDASNSQILSLLSQYLGHLPKVEREELEAVLKSYPAICSDTPGCCTLVQHDIVLEPNANTVRQPFYRVSHRLLPALKAEVEYLLKLDLAAPSKSPWASPCILVKKPNNSYRMCTDYRRVHSVTVKDAYPLPRIADIIDSVSNSKYLTQIDLLKGYYQIKLTDRTREISAFITPFGLFEYRVLPFGMTNAPATFQRMVHEVTRGLEGVYVYLDDIVIASISWDEHLKILRELFKRLLEANLVINLAKSSFGKAKVTYLGHVIGSGSILPKDTNVKAITSFPTPSDKKELKTFLGMVSYYSKFCPNFSIITSPLHVLTSSKVRFHWTQDHDKAFRQLKLFMTSSPLLQAPNLTKPFFIQVDACNTGFGGVLLQEINGTSTFPPLLEHLLPVSYYSGAFKGAQLGWPTIEKELYSLVATVLHFRPYLEGAARVVIYRPQTPYLPRKGKA, from the exons atgccttttgatcttgagaaatttttaggtgcacccagggagcacctaaatacactacaggaagctaaaaaggaccagcttcgccaaatagctgtaagggctagaatatctgtaggtcatgctgtggtgaaagctgaactattgggaaagatattagatttcctgataaatagtggtaacataactgaagaagaggctcttcccttaaggcctttaacacttgaacgaggtgctgctcgtactgttactgtaactgaagacccagagatagtgaaattgaaactccaacttgaactgcagcagttaacactagaagctgaacaaaaaaggcttgaagctgcaaatgccgcagtagaaactgagcaaagaagacttgaaatagaacgtaaagaaaaagttctgttggaaaaggaactatcagccataagaatagaagaaaggttggcagaaaaacagctacccgatgcttttgaccttagtaaagcacgcaaactcctgcctgtcttcgatgaaaaagatcctgatgtttatttcattacttttgaaaacactgcaacgtctctcaactggcctagagaccaatatgttctcttaatcagaaactccttcaaaggaaaagctgcatatgtggcagcacaacttgtccaagaaagggattatgaaatctttaaaactgccatattagatgcttatagtgttacagcagaagggtatagacaagtcttcagacaaactttgaagaaccaagctcaaacctatctagagtttttcacattgaagttgaagcagtttaataaatggatagataaggaacaaataactactttagaacaattaaagaatttaatagttttagaagaattcctgaggcgtattccagctaatgtggcaatgtttattagagaaaaacaagaaaaagatggcaaaagggctgccctattagctgatgattaccatctcattcataaacttaaaccacattcgtcctcaccttcatcttccccacaggtttgtactttttgtaagaaagaaggtcatcatattaaagactgtcctagtcccaaatgcaaagcatctcatggtaaggcttctcctaatgctttttcacaaggacccaaatcagggaatactgcaaataaaacgactcttcactgtgctcaacctctatcagactttacagcatttacatatcctggtaaagtaaatgatattcctgtgcaaattttgagagatacagggtcatctcaaactatcattagctcaaagttaaaagatttagctaaaccaacagatcagtatgtaactgtgtcagatttgacttgtcaaaaggttttacctattgtacagatttctcttgattgtccttattttaaaggttcaactaatgtcgccttgttggattctgacctgccttgcaagaacatagacatgatacttggtaatgacttggctcaatctaacggtactcctagtcttatcattacgcagcctgaagtagtgatcgaaaaagcttgcaaagagctttctccggtggtagagcttccctgccaagtagtcaccaggtctacaacctcaacttctagcgacactgaacacacag cttatcaccctcagactaatggagccctcgaacgagtacaccagaccattaaaaacctcctgcgcaagtacatttgtgaaactggaagagactgggatgaagacctggatctgcttatgtatgtacttaggagtacacctaatgaatcgactggaatttctcccttcgagatgtttggccgcagacctaggacaaaccttagtatggtaaaagaaaacatcctaagaggtacttacaaagaccagcaagtaagtattccgcaatacctccaaagtcttaaggttaaatttgaccatgtttatgaatttgccaatctgaatttaactaacagtcagattcgaatgaaaaaccattacgataaaaaggccaaaattagaacttttaaagtaggagatgatgtacttgtatatcgaccagttccaggagctccattgagagaaaaatttatgggtccgtataaaatcactaaaagggtctctaaaacaacttatgcaattgaaactccagataaaaggaagcctagccagttagtgcacattaatcttataaaaccataccaatctgcaaagatttctccacaggcagttcacctgataagtagagagactgatcactccactcacaactcgaggataactactcccataGAGACTTCTCCTACCCCTAAAAAcatagtacccgaggcagttgataatgataaacttttagctcctcttgagccagacgaagaagaaactttggctcataatcatattttgtcatggaaagatgctagtaattcacagattctttctttgctttcacagtatcttggtcatcttcctaaggtggaaagggaagaattagaggctgttctgaagtcttatcctgcaatatgttcagacactcctggttgctgtaccttggtgcaacatgatattgtgctagaaccaaacgccaataccgttcgtcaacctttttatcgggtgtcccatcgtttattaccagccttgaaggctgaggttgagtatttactaaaactagatttggctgcaccaagtaagtctccctgggcatcgccttgtattttagttaaaaagcctaacaattcctatcgtatgtgtacggattatagaagggttcattctgtaacggtcaaggatgcttatccattacctagaattgcggatattattgactctgtgagtaattctaaataccttacccagattgatctcttaaagggttattatcaaattaaattaacagataggacaagagagatatcagcctttataacaccttttggtctctttgaatacagagttttgccatttgggatgactaatgctccagctacattccaaaggatggtccatgaagttacacgtggtttggagggtgtgtatgtctatttggatgacatcgtaattgctagtatctcctgggacgaacatctcaagatcttaagagaactcttcaaaagactcctggaagctaacctagttattaatttagccaagagttcatttggtaaggcaaaagttacatacctaggacatgtcattggcagtggctccatattacccaaggatactaatgtaaaggctataacttcattccccactcctagtgataaaaaagaactcaaaactttcttaggtatggtgtcatattattcaaagttttgtcctaatttttccatcataacttctcctctacatgtattgacatccagcaaagtaaggtttcactggacacaggatcacgataaggccttccggcagctaaagttattcatgacttcatctcctttgttgcaagcgcctaatcttactaaacctttttttatacaggtcgatgcttgtaatactggatttggtggtgtcctactgcaagaaatcaatgggaccagtacttttcctcctttgttggaacatctgctgccagtatcttattactcaggagcgttcaaaggcgctcaactaggatggcctaccatcgagaaagaattatatagtcttgttgcaactgtccttcattttcgtccatatctggaaggagctgcacgtgtcgtcatttacagaccacaaaccccttaccttcctcgaaagggcaaagcttaa
- the LOC137623303 gene encoding uncharacterized protein isoform X1, with product MPFDLEKFLGAPREHLNTLQEAKKDQLRQIAVRARISVGHAVVKAELLGKILDFLINSGNITEEEALPLRPLTLERGAARTVTVTEDPEIVKLKLQLELQQLTLEAEQKRLEAANAAVETEQRRLEIERKEKVLLEKELSAIRIEERLAEKQLPDAFDLSKARKLLPVFDEKDPDVYFITFENTATSLNWPRDQYVLLIRNSFKGKAAYVAAQLVQERDYEIFKTAILDAYSVTAEGYRQVFRQTLKNQAQTYLEFFTLKLKQFNKWIDKEQITTLEQLKNLIVLEEFLRRIPANVAMFIREKQEKDGKRAALLADDYHLIHKLKPHSSSPSSSPQVCTFCKKEGHHIKDCPSPKCKASHGKASPNAFSQGPKSGNTANKTTLHCAQPLSDFTAFTYPGKVNDIPVQILRDTGSSQTIISSKLKDLAKPTDQYVTVSDLTCQKVLPIVQISLDCPYFKGSTNVALLDSDLPCKNIDMILGNDLAQSNGTPSLIITQPEVVIEKACKELSPVVELPCQVVTRSTTSTSSDTEHTESHLGISKTYKRLLDDYYWPGMKADVKHHIESCHPCQVTGKPNQKIPPAPLVPITVPNSPFEKVIVDCVGPLPKTKKQNEYILTLLCPTTRFPLAVPIKNISARTIIVNLLKIFTIFGFPKELQCDQGTNFTSDLFKQTLKQLNISHIFASAYHPQTNGALERVHQTIKNLLRKYICETGRDWDEDLDLLMYVLRSTPNESTGISPFEMFGRRPRTNLSMVKENILRGTYKDQQVSIPQYLQSLKVKFDHVYEFANLNLTNSQIRMKNHYDKKAKIRTFKVGDDVLVYRPVPGAPLREKFMGPYKITKRVSKTTYAIETPDKRKPSQLVHINLIKPYQSAKISPQAVHLISRETDHSTHNSRITTPIETSPTPKNIVPEAVDNDKLLAPLEPDEEETLAHNHILSWKDASNSQILSLLSQYLGHLPKVEREELEAVLKSYPAICSDTPGCCTLVQHDIVLEPNANTVRQPFYRVSHRLLPALKAEVEYLLKLDLAAPSKSPWASPCILVKKPNNSYRMCTDYRRVHSVTVKDAYPLPRIADIIDSVSNSKYLTQIDLLKGYYQIKLTDRTREISAFITPFGLFEYRVLPFGMTNAPATFQRMVHEVTRGLEGVYVYLDDIVIASISWDEHLKILRELFKRLLEANLVINLAKSSFGKAKVTYLGHVIGSGSILPKDTNVKAITSFPTPSDKKELKTFLGMVSYYSKFCPNFSIITSPLHVLTSSKVRFHWTQDHDKAFRQLKLFMTSSPLLQAPNLTKPFFIQVDACNTGFGGVLLQEINGTSTFPPLLEHLLPVSYYSGAFKGAQLGWPTIEKELYSLVATVLHFRPYLEGAARVVIYRPQTPYLPRKGKA from the exons atgccttttgatcttgagaaatttttaggtgcacccagggagcacctaaatacactacaggaagctaaaaaggaccagcttcgccaaatagctgtaagggctagaatatctgtaggtcatgctgtggtgaaagctgaactattgggaaagatattagatttcctgataaatagtggtaacataactgaagaagaggctcttcccttaaggcctttaacacttgaacgaggtgctgctcgtactgttactgtaactgaagacccagagatagtgaaattgaaactccaacttgaactgcagcagttaacactagaagctgaacaaaaaaggcttgaagctgcaaatgccgcagtagaaactgagcaaagaagacttgaaatagaacgtaaagaaaaagttctgttggaaaaggaactatcagccataagaatagaagaaaggttggcagaaaaacagctacccgatgcttttgaccttagtaaagcacgcaaactcctgcctgtcttcgatgaaaaagatcctgatgtttatttcattacttttgaaaacactgcaacgtctctcaactggcctagagaccaatatgttctcttaatcagaaactccttcaaaggaaaagctgcatatgtggcagcacaacttgtccaagaaagggattatgaaatctttaaaactgccatattagatgcttatagtgttacagcagaagggtatagacaagtcttcagacaaactttgaagaaccaagctcaaacctatctagagtttttcacattgaagttgaagcagtttaataaatggatagataaggaacaaataactactttagaacaattaaagaatttaatagttttagaagaattcctgaggcgtattccagctaatgtggcaatgtttattagagaaaaacaagaaaaagatggcaaaagggctgccctattagctgatgattaccatctcattcataaacttaaaccacattcgtcctcaccttcatcttccccacaggtttgtactttttgtaagaaagaaggtcatcatattaaagactgtcctagtcccaaatgcaaagcatctcatggtaaggcttctcctaatgctttttcacaaggacccaaatcagggaatactgcaaataaaacgactcttcactgtgctcaacctctatcagactttacagcatttacatatcctggtaaagtaaatgatattcctgtgcaaattttgagagatacagggtcatctcaaactatcattagctcaaagttaaaagatttagctaaaccaacagatcagtatgtaactgtgtcagatttgacttgtcaaaaggttttacctattgtacagatttctcttgattgtccttattttaaaggttcaactaatgtcgccttgttggattctgacctgccttgcaagaacatagacatgatacttggtaatgacttggctcaatctaacggtactcctagtcttatcattacgcagcctgaagtagtgatcgaaaaagcttgcaaagagctttctccggtggtagagcttccctgccaagtagtcaccaggtctacaacctcaacttctagcgacactgaacacacag agtctcatctaggcatttccaaaacctataagcgtttgctggacgattactactggcctggtatgaaagctgatgtaaagcaccacatagaatcttgccatccctgccaggtaactggtaaaccaaatcagaaaatacctccagcaccattagttcctattacagtacctaattctccttttgaaaaggtaattgtagattgtgttggtccacttcccaaaactaagaaacaaaatgagtacattttaaccttgttgtgtccaactactagatttcctttagccgtacctataaaaaacatatctgctagaacaataattgttaatcttcttaaaatattcaccatttttggttttccaaaagagcttcagtgtgatcaggggacaaacttcactagtgatttgtttaagcaaactttaaagcagttaaacatctctcatatttttgcttcagcttatcaccctcagactaatggagccctcgaacgagtacaccagaccattaaaaacctcctgcgcaagtacatttgtgaaactggaagagactgggatgaagacctggatctgcttatgtatgtacttaggagtacacctaatgaatcgactggaatttctcccttcgagatgtttggccgcagacctaggacaaaccttagtatggtaaaagaaaacatcctaagaggtacttacaaagaccagcaagtaagtattccgcaatacctccaaagtcttaaggttaaatttgaccatgtttatgaatttgccaatctgaatttaactaacagtcagattcgaatgaaaaaccattacgataaaaaggccaaaattagaacttttaaagtaggagatgatgtacttgtatatcgaccagttccaggagctccattgagagaaaaatttatgggtccgtataaaatcactaaaagggtctctaaaacaacttatgcaattgaaactccagataaaaggaagcctagccagttagtgcacattaatcttataaaaccataccaatctgcaaagatttctccacaggcagttcacctgataagtagagagactgatcactccactcacaactcgaggataactactcccataGAGACTTCTCCTACCCCTAAAAAcatagtacccgaggcagttgataatgataaacttttagctcctcttgagccagacgaagaagaaactttggctcataatcatattttgtcatggaaagatgctagtaattcacagattctttctttgctttcacagtatcttggtcatcttcctaaggtggaaagggaagaattagaggctgttctgaagtcttatcctgcaatatgttcagacactcctggttgctgtaccttggtgcaacatgatattgtgctagaaccaaacgccaataccgttcgtcaacctttttatcgggtgtcccatcgtttattaccagccttgaaggctgaggttgagtatttactaaaactagatttggctgcaccaagtaagtctccctgggcatcgccttgtattttagttaaaaagcctaacaattcctatcgtatgtgtacggattatagaagggttcattctgtaacggtcaaggatgcttatccattacctagaattgcggatattattgactctgtgagtaattctaaataccttacccagattgatctcttaaagggttattatcaaattaaattaacagataggacaagagagatatcagcctttataacaccttttggtctctttgaatacagagttttgccatttgggatgactaatgctccagctacattccaaaggatggtccatgaagttacacgtggtttggagggtgtgtatgtctatttggatgacatcgtaattgctagtatctcctgggacgaacatctcaagatcttaagagaactcttcaaaagactcctggaagctaacctagttattaatttagccaagagttcatttggtaaggcaaaagttacatacctaggacatgtcattggcagtggctccatattacccaaggatactaatgtaaaggctataacttcattccccactcctagtgataaaaaagaactcaaaactttcttaggtatggtgtcatattattcaaagttttgtcctaatttttccatcataacttctcctctacatgtattgacatccagcaaagtaaggtttcactggacacaggatcacgataaggccttccggcagctaaagttattcatgacttcatctcctttgttgcaagcgcctaatcttactaaacctttttttatacaggtcgatgcttgtaatactggatttggtggtgtcctactgcaagaaatcaatgggaccagtacttttcctcctttgttggaacatctgctgccagtatcttattactcaggagcgttcaaaggcgctcaactaggatggcctaccatcgagaaagaattatatagtcttgttgcaactgtccttcattttcgtccatatctggaaggagctgcacgtgtcgtcatttacagaccacaaaccccttaccttcctcgaaagggcaaagcttaa